Proteins from one Entomospira culicis genomic window:
- the hydF gene encoding [FeFe] hydrogenase H-cluster maturation GTPase HydF — protein MQTAIPSLVPNVVLTGLVNAGKSSLINAMTRESISIVSEQAGTTSDPIKKRFELLGVGAINLIDTAGFGDTTHLSHARYQKSIACIQEAHLVLHIIDAQTWHIFDQKKDLSYVTKKSLLVFSKIDLISPDEEMKLREQYPQALCVSVENEASIEALLKAMANQLHQQTPLLLDGIKLAYPLLVHVIPIDSEAPKGRLILPQMQLLREALDLHLTSVVLQVEELATYLTKHQEIGLIVTDSQAFKEVSAINTKRHPLTSYSILQARQKGDFSYFLQSLEAIAKLPNPAEILMMESCSHNVNHEDIGRIKIPKLLQKLLPHHTLNFHFFMGQSFPQSLETYDLIIHCGSCMLPAITLQQRTKQAQLAKIPMLNYGLFLAHANHIVEEAIAVFSEEYP, from the coding sequence ATGCAGACGGCCATTCCCTCCCTTGTCCCAAATGTTGTCTTGACAGGCTTAGTCAATGCTGGTAAATCGAGCTTGATCAACGCGATGACCAGAGAGAGTATCTCGATTGTGAGTGAGCAAGCTGGCACCACCTCCGACCCGATCAAAAAGCGCTTCGAGCTCTTAGGCGTGGGGGCAATCAACCTTATCGACACCGCAGGGTTTGGCGACACCACCCATCTCTCCCATGCACGTTACCAAAAGAGTATCGCCTGCATCCAAGAAGCCCATTTAGTCTTACATATTATAGATGCCCAAACTTGGCACATATTTGATCAAAAAAAAGATCTCTCTTATGTCACAAAAAAATCGCTTCTGGTTTTTAGCAAGATCGATCTTATCTCGCCAGACGAAGAGATGAAATTGAGAGAACAATACCCTCAAGCCCTCTGCGTCAGTGTAGAAAATGAGGCAAGCATAGAGGCGCTCCTTAAGGCGATGGCTAATCAATTACATCAGCAAACGCCTTTATTACTAGACGGAATAAAGTTAGCCTATCCCCTCCTTGTGCATGTCATTCCTATCGACAGCGAAGCCCCCAAAGGGCGTCTCATCCTTCCACAAATGCAACTGTTGCGCGAGGCGCTCGATCTTCATCTCACCTCGGTGGTGCTACAGGTGGAAGAGTTGGCCACTTATCTTACCAAGCACCAAGAGATCGGCTTGATTGTAACCGATTCCCAAGCCTTTAAAGAAGTGAGCGCGATTAATACCAAGCGTCATCCCCTTACCTCCTACTCCATTTTACAAGCCAGGCAAAAGGGCGATTTTTCTTACTTTCTACAGAGCCTAGAGGCCATTGCTAAATTACCCAACCCAGCCGAAATCTTAATGATGGAGAGCTGTTCGCATAATGTGAATCATGAGGATATTGGCCGCATAAAAATTCCTAAACTCTTACAAAAACTCTTGCCCCACCACACCTTAAATTTCCACTTTTTTATGGGGCAAAGTTTCCCCCAGTCGTTAGAAACATACGACCTCATTATTCATTGTGGTAGCTGTATGCTCCCTGCCATCACGTTGCAACAGCGCACCAAGCAAGCGCAATTGGCGAAGATACCCATGCTCAATTACGGACTCTTTTTAGCCCACGCAAATCATATTGTGGAAGAAGCTATCGCGGTGTTTAGTGAAGAATATCCATAA
- the hydG gene encoding [FeFe] hydrogenase H-cluster radical SAM maturase HydG, which yields MRHFIDKDYIHALLAEAQTTSASEIDEILTRASLMKGLSHRDVAKLLQIKDEGQRQTMRNLASQVKDKFYGNRLVLFAPLYISDYCKNNCTYCGYRRDNDFARRTLSIEEIIKEVTILEKLGHKRLALEVGEDADHCSMDHIIETIEAIYSQTGIRRLNVNIAATTKENYERLSNADIGTLILFQETYDQARYYEVHPASLKGDYERQLLAHHRAIEGGLHDVGGGVLLGLSDYRFDITALMIHNEELLERFGMEFHTFSLPRLMPAYNVSLDDYPNLISDEQFIDIVAILRLAAPHVGIILSTRESKEMRDYLIQHGVSQISANSKATVGGYSDEEQVSQFSLSDERSLYQTIYDLIADNQLPSYCTACYRRGRVGKVFHEEVSSGRIAKLCKPNAVLTTLEYVLDYGDEAMQKIALPFLIKQVNAIEDDQIRAVAIQFYTRMLQGERDLYL from the coding sequence ATGAGGCATTTTATCGACAAGGATTATATTCATGCACTATTAGCAGAAGCGCAAACGACCTCGGCAAGCGAAATTGATGAAATTTTAACGCGGGCTAGCCTGATGAAAGGGTTGTCGCATCGGGATGTGGCTAAGTTGTTGCAGATCAAAGACGAAGGACAACGTCAAACCATGCGTAACCTTGCGAGTCAGGTGAAAGATAAATTTTACGGCAATCGTCTTGTCCTCTTTGCTCCGCTTTACATCAGTGATTACTGCAAAAATAATTGCACCTACTGTGGCTACCGTCGAGACAATGATTTTGCCAGACGTACGCTTAGTATTGAGGAGATTATCAAAGAAGTTACCATTTTAGAGAAGCTAGGACACAAACGCCTTGCATTAGAAGTAGGCGAAGATGCCGATCACTGTAGTATGGATCACATCATCGAGACGATTGAGGCGATTTATAGCCAGACGGGGATTCGTCGCTTAAATGTGAACATTGCCGCCACCACCAAAGAGAATTATGAACGGTTAAGCAACGCTGACATTGGCACGCTGATTCTCTTTCAAGAGACCTATGACCAAGCGCGTTATTATGAGGTACATCCTGCTTCGCTCAAGGGCGATTACGAGCGTCAATTACTGGCGCATCACCGCGCCATCGAGGGCGGCTTGCACGATGTGGGCGGTGGCGTTTTGCTGGGCTTAAGCGATTATCGCTTTGACATTACCGCCCTTATGATCCATAATGAAGAGCTTCTCGAGCGCTTTGGAATGGAATTTCATACCTTTAGTTTACCACGACTGATGCCCGCCTACAACGTGAGCCTTGATGACTACCCTAATCTGATCAGCGACGAGCAATTTATCGATATCGTGGCAATCTTGCGTTTGGCTGCGCCCCACGTTGGCATTATTCTCTCCACGCGCGAGAGCAAAGAGATGCGCGACTACCTCATTCAACACGGTGTTTCGCAAATTTCGGCAAACTCCAAAGCCACGGTTGGCGGTTACAGCGATGAAGAACAGGTCAGTCAATTTAGCCTTAGCGACGAGCGCTCGCTTTACCAAACTATCTACGATCTTATTGCCGACAATCAACTGCCAAGCTACTGCACCGCCTGCTATCGGCGTGGACGGGTGGGCAAGGTCTTTCACGAGGAGGTAAGCAGTGGGCGCATTGCCAAGCTATGTAAACCCAATGCTGTGCTCACCACGCTGGAGTATGTCTTGGACTACGGCGATGAAGCGATGCAAAAAATCGCTCTGCCCTTCTTAATTAAACAAGTGAACGCCATTGAGGACGATCAAATTCGTGCCGTGGCGATTCAATTTTACACCCGCATGCTCCAAGGTGAGCGCGATCTCTATCTTTAG
- the hydE gene encoding [FeFe] hydrogenase H-cluster radical SAM maturase HydE, giving the protein MLFAHFDDPVTHPSHQEAWQLVERINQGDKLTYEEFRFLIAHLHASQLPHLQALAVQKRKAVYGDQLFIRGLMEISNICHQDCYYCGIRASNRQVARYAYRYEELSAMINRAYDKGYRTIVMQGGENEHFEHRQFCTFLRNITQQYPNLIITLSLGQKSKESYQDYYDAGARRYLLRHESADATHYAKLHPPKQTLASRMECLTNLKAIGFQTGAGFMVGSPYQTSANLAHDLLFLQDFQPHMVGIGPYMHHPDTPFHDASDGRLEHVLACYALARLIVPQALLPSTTATSSLHPQGRLRALQSGCNVIMINLSPEEQRTQYSLYHNKTYKGDESDEYLSLIADDVAKAGMEICMQQGNHSAYIESKIIKE; this is encoded by the coding sequence ATGCTTTTCGCTCATTTTGATGACCCAGTAACTCACCCTAGCCATCAAGAGGCGTGGCAATTGGTTGAGCGCATTAACCAAGGCGATAAGCTCACTTACGAGGAATTTCGCTTTCTTATTGCACATCTTCATGCCAGCCAGTTGCCTCATCTTCAAGCCCTCGCCGTGCAAAAACGTAAAGCTGTTTATGGCGATCAGCTCTTTATTCGTGGGTTGATGGAGATCTCCAACATTTGTCATCAAGATTGTTACTACTGTGGTATTCGCGCAAGTAATCGGCAGGTGGCGCGGTACGCCTATCGTTATGAAGAGTTATCGGCGATGATTAACCGTGCCTATGACAAAGGCTATCGCACCATTGTGATGCAAGGTGGTGAGAACGAACACTTTGAACATCGCCAATTTTGCACTTTTTTACGAAATATCACCCAACAATACCCTAACTTAATCATCACCTTATCTTTAGGACAAAAGAGCAAAGAGAGCTATCAGGATTATTACGATGCGGGGGCAAGGCGCTATCTTTTACGCCACGAGAGTGCCGACGCAACGCACTACGCCAAACTTCATCCGCCTAAGCAGACCCTTGCATCGCGCATGGAGTGCTTGACCAACCTCAAGGCGATAGGTTTTCAAACGGGGGCGGGATTTATGGTGGGTAGCCCCTATCAAACCAGCGCAAATTTGGCGCACGACTTGCTTTTTTTACAAGATTTTCAACCGCACATGGTCGGCATCGGCCCTTACATGCACCATCCAGATACGCCTTTTCACGATGCGAGCGATGGACGTTTAGAGCATGTGCTCGCCTGCTATGCCCTTGCTAGGCTCATCGTGCCACAAGCGCTCTTGCCTAGCACGACGGCAACGTCTAGCCTCCATCCACAGGGGCGACTACGTGCCCTACAGTCAGGGTGTAATGTCATCATGATTAACCTCTCGCCCGAGGAGCAACGCACGCAATATAGTTTATATCATAATAAGACATACAAAGGCGATGAGTCGGATGAGTACCTATCGCTCATTGCAGACGATGTCGCCAAGGCTGGTATGGAAATCTGCATGCAACAAGGCAACCATTCGGCATATATCGAGAGCAAAATAATTAAGGAGTAA